From Clarias gariepinus isolate MV-2021 ecotype Netherlands chromosome 2, CGAR_prim_01v2, whole genome shotgun sequence, one genomic window encodes:
- the sowahab gene encoding ankyrin repeat domain-containing protein SOWAHB: MALTQDAVLSFLLERGGKVKNAELVGAFTAHISCSAPEERRRNRDLFKSFINNVAVVKRLDDAKYVVVKRKYQEMINKGKSSIASSSSSSSSSGTTQRSSFPSITRADVLNNNSWFCTSPPDCNVNTCKDLVNNLEIRSAPCDAAFAPITASKQEDSLTTRVLNITDKTRKGAVFAVVSIKSPPLSELDHRIAEYHQRFKIPTLKKETTPDKSSPYPNHEQDVTKSPRSKRRQSAVPSLPGSKRGNEVAKPGFVAKDSSAKRLQPQEHDWLVKSATGHWSQIYSLLLYDGHLAGKRNFISGFTALHWAAKHGNSKMLRRLLDTDQKVDVNIKSHDGYTPLHVAAIHSHEAVLNLLVREYGANCNIRDNSGKKAYQYLHKDLSAEVRELLGDRAVSCPDEQQFPDLTKNLNTFSKLFQASMGHRKKSRHRLSFRSISDEPKDNRKDYKLDHEHQ, from the coding sequence ATGGCACTGACGCAGGATGCGGTTTTGTCCTTTTTACTGGAGCGCGGCGGGAAAGTGAAGAACGCAGAACTTGTGGGCGCGTTCACGGCGCACATCAGCTGCAGCGCGCCGGAGGAGAGAAGACGCAACAGGGATCTGTTTAAGAGTTTCATCAACAACGTGGCTGTCGTTAAACGGCTCGATGACGCCAAATACGTGGTCGTGAAAAGAAAATATCAAGAGATGATCAATAAAGGAAAGTCCTCCatagcatcatcatcatcctcctcatcatcatcaggcACAACACAACGGAGCTCCTTTCCCTCTATAACGCGTGCAgatgttttaaataacaattcCTGGTTTTGCACAAGTCCACCTGACTGCAATGTTAACACTTGTAAAGATTTAGTCAACAATCTTGAAATTAGATCAGCACCATGTGATGCTGCGTTTGCTCCCATCACTGCATCCAAGCAAGAGGACTCTTTGACTACTCGAGTTCTTAATATAACTGATAAAACCAGGAAAGGAGctgtttttgctgttgtttcaATTAAATCACCACCTCTTTCAGAACTTGACCACAGAATAGCTGAATATCACCAGAGATTTAAGATTCCAACACTCAAGAAGGAGACAACACCTGACAAAAGTTCACCCTACCCGAATCACGAACAAGATGTAACTAAATCACCTAGAAGCAAAAGAAGACAGTCTGCAGTGCCCAGTTTACCAGGATCGAAAAGAGGAAACGAAGTGGCCAAACCAGGCTTTGTTGCTAAGGACTCATCTGCAAAACGTCTGCAGCCACAAGAACACGACTGGCTTGTGAAGTCAGCAACGGGACACTGGAGTCAAATCTACAGCCTCCTGCTGTATGATGGCCACCTGGCAGGAAAGAGAAACTTCATATCAGGCTTCACGGCGCTTCACTGGGCGGCTAAACACGGAAACAGCAAAATGTTGCGCAGACTTCTTGACACTGATCAAAAAGTTGATGTAAACATCAAGAGCCATGATGGTTACACACCACTTCATGTTGCTGCCATTCATAGCCACGAAGCAGTCTTAAATTTACTGGTGCGTGAATATGGTGCTAACTGCAACATACGTGACAACAGTGGTAAAAAAGCGTACCAGTATTTACATAAAGACCTGTCGGCTGAGGTGAGAGAGCTGCTCGGAGACCGTGCTGTTTCGTGTCCAGATGAACAACAATTTCCTGATTTGACTAAAAACCTCAACACATTCAGTAAACTATTTCAAGCGAGTATGGGACATAGAAAGAAATCCAGACATCGATTAAGCTTCCGTTCAATTAGCGATGAACCGAAAGACAACAGAAAAGACTATAAATTAGACCACGAACACCAATAA